From a single Sorghum bicolor cultivar BTx623 chromosome 5, Sorghum_bicolor_NCBIv3, whole genome shotgun sequence genomic region:
- the LOC8064802 gene encoding probable indole-3-acetic acid-amido synthetase GH3.13, producing the protein MDLTMSTTTMSTSPAVLDHDHGHHRLLSSVSPPTTTTDSPATAMPPRAPSSLPPTIPACDPHDGPASLQLIEDLTTHAGAIQQRVLREILAMNAGTDYLRGFLGAGAEGRDADELAATFKDRVPVVEYEDVKPYIERIANGAPSSLISSKTITELLTSSGTSGGQPKLMPSTEEELDRKTFLYNLLVPVMNKYVEGLDKGRCMYLLFVKPEITTASGLVARPVLTSYYKSRHFRERPDSPYTRYTSPNEAILCPDSAQSMYAQLLCGLARRGEVLRVGAVFASAFLRAVKFLEAHWRALCDDIRAGRVDASRVTDAACRDAVARVVARPDPALADAIAAECEGSSSSSWRGIVRRLWPRTKYIDVIVTGSMAQYIPLLEFYGGGLPLVSTMYASSECYFGINLRPLDPPEDVAYTLLPNMCYYEFIKVEKDGEEAREDGKVVDLVDVEAGGYYELLVTTFTGLYRYRVGDILQVSGFHNAAPQFRFVHRRNVVLSVDTDKTSEDDLLRAVTAAKRLLAPLGGATILSEYTAYADTASIPGHYVLFWELTPTPPMPGDGDTAARVMAACCAEVEAGLDAVYQRCRSRDRSVGPLEIRVVSTGAFDALMDLCVSHGSSVNQYKTPRCIKHPDAIAVLEARVVGRFFSDTVPHWEPFNVVDTAAAGAAATTTPSLNEGAT; encoded by the exons ATGGATCTAACAATGTCAACCACGACGATGTCCACGTCCCCAGCAGTGCTCGACCATGACCATggtcaccaccgcctcctctccTCAGTCTCaccccccaccaccaccacagacTCGCCGGCAACGGCAATGCCACCGCGGGCGCCGTCGTCTCTGCCGCCTACTATCCCGGCCTGCGACCCGCACGACGGGCCAGCGAGCCTGCAGCTCATCGAGGACCTGACCACCCACGCCGGCGCCATCCAGCAGCGCGTCCTCAGAGAGATCCTCGCCATGAACGCCGGCACCGACTACCTCCGCGGCTTCCTTGGCGCCGGCGCCGAGGGAcgcgacgccgacgagctcgccGCCACGTTCAAGGACCGCGTGCCGGTCGTGGAGTACGAGGACGTCAAGCCGTACATCGAGCGCATCGCCAACGGCGCCCCCTCGTCGCTCATCTCCTCCAAGACCATCACCGAGCTCCTCACAAG CTCCGGCACGTCCGGCGGGCAGCCGAAGCTGATGCCGTCCACAGAGGAGGAGCTCGACCGCAAGACCTTCCTCTACAACCTCCTCGTCCCCGTAATGAACAA GTACGTGGAAGGTCTGGACAAAGGGCGGTGCATGTACCTGCTGTTCGTGAAGCCGGAGATCACGACGGCGTCGGGGCTGGTGGCGCGGCCGGTGCTGACGAGCTACTACAAGTCCCGGCACTTCCGGGAGCGGCCGGACAGTCCGTACACGCGGTACACGAGCCCGAACGAGGCGATCCTGTGCCCGGACAGCGCGCAGAGCATGTACGCGCAGCTGCTGTGCGGCCTGGCGCGCCGCGGCGAGGTGCTCCGCGTCGGCGCCGTCTTCGCCTCCGCGTTCCTGCGCGCCGTCAAGTTCCTCGAGGCGCACTGGCGCGCGCTCTGCGACGACATCCGCGCCGGCCGCGTCGACGCGTCCCGCGTCACCGACGCCGCCTGCCGGGACGCCGTCGCCAGGGTCGTGGCGCGGCCGGACCCGGCGCTGGCCGACGCCATCGCCGCCGAGTGCGaagggtcgtcgtcgtcgtcgtggcgGGGCATCGTGCGCCGGCTCTGGCCGCGGACCAAGTACATCGACGTCATCGTGACGGGGTCCATGGCGCAGTACATCCCGCTGCTGGAGTTCTACGGCGGCGGCCTGCCGCTGGTGTCCACCATGTACGCCTCGTCGGAGTGCTACTTCGGCATCAACCTCCGGCCGCTGGACCCGCCGGAGGACGTGGCGTACACGCTGCTGCCCAACATGTGCTACTACGAGTTCATCAAGGTGGAGAAGGACGGCGAGGAGGCTCGGGAAGACGGGAAGGTGGTCGACCTTGTCGACGTCGAGGCCGGAGGCTACTACGAGCTCCTTGTCACCACGTTCACAG GTCTGTACCGGTACCGCGTGGGCGACATCCTGCAGGTGTCCGGCTTCCACAACGCGGCGCCGCAGTTCCGGTTCGTGCACCGCCGCAACGTGGTGCTGAGCGTGGACACCGACAAGACCTCCGAGGACGACCTCCTCCGCGCCGTCACCGCCGCCAAGCGCCTCCTGGCGCCTCTCGGCGGCGCCACCATCCTCTCCGAGTACACCGCCTACGCCGACACGGCCTCCATCCCGGGCCACTACGTCCTCTTCTGGGAGCTCACGCCCACGCCGCCCATGCCCGGCGACGGCGACACCGCGGCCCGCGTCATGGCGGCGTGCTGCGCCGAGGTGGAGGCCGGCCTTGACGCCGTGTACCAGCGGTGCCGGAGCCGCGACCGGTCCGTTGGCCCGCTGGAGATCCGCGTGGTGTCCACCGGCGCCTTCGACGCGCTCATGGACCTCTGCGTCTCCCACGGGTCGTCGGTGAACCAGTACAAGACGCCGCGCTGCATCAAGCACCCCGACGCCATCGCCGTCCTGGAGGCGCGCGTCGTCGGCAGGTTCTTCAGCGACACCGTGCCGCACTGGGAGCCCTTCAACGTCGTCGAcactgccgccgccggcgccgccgccaccaccacccccaGCCTGAACGAAGGCGCGACGTAA